A window from Citrus sinensis cultivar Valencia sweet orange chromosome 3, DVS_A1.0, whole genome shotgun sequence encodes these proteins:
- the LOC102608622 gene encoding uncharacterized protein LOC102608622 produces the protein MKGTHLLLTLTLLIAFTLQFQAHAAPAGPLIKHLTSLLKWTTRSSSKAPQSDGNVLQFENGYLVETVIEGNEIGVVPYKIRVSEDGELFAVDEVNSNIVKITPPLSQYSRGRLVAGSFQGYTGHVDGKPNEARFNHPKGVTMDDKGNLYVADTLNLAIRKIGDAGVTTIAGGKSNVAGFRDGPSEDAKFSNDFDVVYVRPTCSLLVIDRGNAALRQISLNQDDCEYQYNSISPTDILMVVGAVLVGYVTCMLQQGFGPFFFSRTQQPSESEFNEETEIKELSNKEKPIPIVESMKEEPGWPSFGQLIIDLSKLALEAMGSMFLNFVPFRFRSSGTKGNLTPLRDTLRMPEDEAAPPVVQRQKSAVPLSETHQVRTPGTGDKYPDMKPPKIKSASFKDSSLSTKHRSSKRQEYAEFYGSGEVPPPYSKSKSQKERTRHRQRDKSGELVYGVSGMEPKPVEMKPVDYDNLKFDHYNMRSKYGDDSYRF, from the exons ATGAAAGGAACCCATCTTCTCCTCACTTTAACTCTTTTGATCGCTTTCACTCTTCAATTCCAAGCTCATGCTGCCCCTGCAG GGCCTTTGATAAAGCACTTGACTTCTCTTCTTAAGTGGACAACCAGGTCATCTTCCAAAGCACCTCAATCAG ATGGGAACGTTCTCCAATTTGAGAACGGTTACTTGGTTGAGACGGTTATTGAAGGAAATGAGATCGGGGTGGTTCCTTACAAGATCCGTGTCTCTGAGGATGGCGAACTATTTGCTGTTGATGAAGTTAATAGCAACATTGTGAAAATTACTCCACCATTGTCCCAAT ATAGTCGGGGTAGATTGGTTGCTGGGTCATTTCAGGGTTACACAGGGCATGTTGATGGAAAGCCAAATGAAGCTCGTTTTAATCATCCAAAAGGGGTGACCATGGATGACAAAGGGAACCTGTATGTTGCTGATACTTTGAATCTTGCTATCCGAAAGATTGGAGATGCAG GTGTGACAACCATTGCTGGAGGGAAATCAAATGTTGCAGGTTTCAGAGATGGACCTAGTGAGGATGCTAAGTTCTCAAATGATTTCGATGTGGTGTATGTTCGACCCACCTGCTCCTTATTAGTTATTGATAGAGGAAATGCAGCTCTTCGGCAAATCTCTCTCAATCAAGATGACTGTGAATATCAGTACAATTCCATTTCTCCCACAG ATATTCTTATGGTTGTTGGGGCTGTCTTGGTTGGATATGTGACCTGCATGCTTCAGCAGGGGTTTGGACCTTTTTTCTTCTCGAGAACG CAACAACCTTCAGAGAGCGAATTCAATGAAGAAACTGAAATCAAAGAACTGTCAAATAAAGAGAAACCCATTCCAATAGTTGAGAGCATGAAAGAGGAACCAGGATGGCCATCTTTTGGACAACTGATTATTGATCTTTCCAAGCTCGCCCTTGAGGCGATGGGTAGCATGTTCCTTAATTTTGTCCCCTTTCGTTTTAGATCCAGTGGCACCAAGGGAAACCTTACACCACTGAGGGATACTCTCAGGATGCCTGAAGATGAAGCTGCGCCCCCAGTAGTGCAAAGGCAGAAGTCAGCTGTTCCTCTATCTGAAACCCATCAAGTCCGCACTCCTGGTACTGGTGATAAATATCCAGACATGAAGCCTCCGAAGATCAAATCTGCCAGTTTTAAGGATTCTTCTTTATCAACAAAGCACCGGTCTTCAAAAAGACAAGAGTATGCTGAATTCTATGGGTCAGGTGAGGTTCCTCCTCCTTACAGCAAGTCTAAGAGCcagaaagaaagaacaagaCATCGTCAGCGTGATAAAAGTGGAGAGTTAGTTTATGGAGTGAGTGGGATGGAGCCAAAACCTGTCGAGATGAAGCCAGTAGATTATGACAACCTGAAGTTTGACCATTACAATATGAGGAGCAAGTATGGCGATGATTCCTACCGTTTTTGA
- the LOC127900573 gene encoding uncharacterized protein LOC127900573: MNKTSEYRRRRGSGTGIGAEKSSVYMNIEAVVGGDLLTVASVIPEQYSLKKLWADIRDLCFDQPIKHATERLYRAKNKALEFLGQDHKASYTKLFRYMHAIIASNPGSTVSLDKDWMGGGVSPHFKIFFVFFDANRKGFFGGCRQFVGLDCCFLKGLYKGVLLSAVSIDANYGIYPLAVCVAENENTESWVYFMERLYEQIGCNDGEGLCFMSDRHKRILNALERVFTQALKRYCCKQKFPGLLLRKEFWQACRSANATQFKCHMAELYKISPAAHDWLMGIPVVCWAKHCFPTHTKCSHVTNNMTESFNNWIGNFRAMPILRMLEEIRQKIMTLIHKRQQQVLCWKDELPPIVRRRIMVVREESRSLQVIFGHNQTFEVMEDVSKRTTVDLLSKHCDCREWDVSGLPCKHAVCCIDAMRFNVDDYVHTLLKKTSFKNTYSHQLYPVPDESNCPLLLHDNLLPPMIIKTAGRPQTKRRKEAGEAKNFKRSSSVKCSRCDQWGHNKRGCKEPMRSLNVNKAEMKRRSSKKREESSGSVHCDDGSASRATFAGNISSTQSSVVGPGRVILE; encoded by the exons ATGAACAAGACGAGTGAGTATAGACGACGACGTGGTTCTGGAACTGGCATTGGAGCTGAGAAGag CTCTGTATACATGAATATAGAGGCTGTTGTAGGAGGTGACTTGCTCACTGTTGCATCAGTGATACCAGAACAGTACAGCTTAAAGAAGTTGTGGGCTGATATCAGGGATTTATGTTTTGATCAGCCTATTAAGCATGCTACTGAA AGGCTGTATAGAGCCAAAAATAAAGCTTTAGAGTTTTTGGGCCAAGATCATAAAGCAAGCTATACAAAATTGTTCAGATATATGCATGCAATTATTGCTTCAAATCCTGGTTCTACAGTATCCTTAGATAAAGATTGGATGGGGGGTGGAGTTAGTCctcattttaagatattttttgtgttctttGATGCTAATAGAAAGGGTTTCTTTGGGGGTTGTAGGCAGTTCGTAGGACTAGattgttgttttttaaaaGGGTTGTATAAGGGAGTACTATTATCTGCAGTTAGTATTGATGCCAATTATGGCATTTATCCTTTGGCTGTTTGTGTAGCAGAAAATGAGAATACCGAGTCTTGGGTGTACTTTATGGAGAGATTGTATGAGCAAATAGGCTGCAATGATGGAGAAGGCTTATGTTTTATGAGTGATAGACATAAAAGAATATTGAATGCATTAGAGAGAGTGTTCACGCAAGCTTTGAAGAGATATTGTTGTAAACAAAAGTTTCCAGGTCTTTTACTTAGGAAAGAGTTTTGGCAAGCCTGTAGAAGTGCAAATGCTACTCAGTTCAAGTGTCATATGGCTGAACTGTATAAAATTAGCCCTGCTGCCCATGATTGGTTGATGGGCATACCGGTGGTTTGTTGGGCTAAACACTGTTTTCCCACACACACCAAGTGCAGTCACGTCACCAACAACATGACTGAGTCATTTAACAATTGGATTGGAAATTTCAGAGCAATGCCAATCTTGAGAATGCTTGAAGAGATAAGACAGaaaataatgacattaattcatAAGAGACAACAACAAGTTCTGTGTTGGAAGGATGAATTGCCCCCAATTGTAAGGAGAAGGATTATGGTAGTTAGAGAAGAGTCTAGGTCATTGCAAGTGATCTTTGGGCACAACCAAACTTTTGAGGTGATGGAAGATGTTTCTAAGAGAACTACAGTTGATTTGTTGAGCAAACACTGTGATTGTAGGGAGTGGGATGTGTCAGGGCTGCCTTGCAAGCATGCAGTATGTTGTATTGATGCCATGAGGTTCAATGTGGATGATTATGTTCACACTTTGCTCAAGAAGACCTCATTTAAGAACACATACTCTCACCAACTTTATCCGGTACCTGATGAAAGTAACTGTCCATTGCTTTTACATGACAATCTTCTACCACCAATGATCATTAAAACTGCTGGCAGACCTCAAACGAAGAGAAGGAAGGAAGCTGGTGAAGCGAAGAACTTTAAAAGGAGTTCAAGTGTGAAATGCTCTAGATGCGATCAATGGGGCCACAACAAGAGGGGTTGCAAAGAGCCTATGAGGTCTTTGAATGTCAACAAAGCTGAAATGAAGAGAAGATCGTCCAAG aaAAGAGAGGAATCCTCTGGCTCGGTACATTGTGATGATGGATCTGCTTCAAGGGCTACATTTGCTGGGAATATAAGCTCAACTCAGTCCAGTGTTGTTGGACCTG GACGAGTTATTCTAGAGTAA